In Pleurodeles waltl isolate 20211129_DDA chromosome 5, aPleWal1.hap1.20221129, whole genome shotgun sequence, the DNA window AGCAGCAGAATCTCAGACTGAGGCATGGTCACTTCCAGCCTCGCAAGCTGGTCTCTGATGGTGTGCCACCATCCCTCTGCCTCAACTTCACCAAGCAGCCTGATTGTACACAGATGGCGACGCAGCAGGGTCCAAACAGGTTAATTATAAAGCAGAATTCTATGTGTTCAGTGCCTCAGAGCCGCCATCTTGGCCTTGCCGCCTCAAGAGCGTTCCTTTATTTAAACTAGGGTAGTCCACAGATCTGTCTCTACCAAAGCTGATACATGTGTGTTTTAGAGTGACTTCAGTGCATAGCGAACAATCCACACACGCGATCATACTGCCCCCCCATCGCATACATGTCGTACATGTTCACTGTGCTCGGGTTGAAGCCAGAGACCTGTAAATGGATTTGCTCTGGTTTTCAGCTCTGAATCCTGGAGATTCCACTGTTGTGAAAGTTTCACTGTTTTTCCAAAGAGGGGAACTTCGAGACACAGTGTATGTTTATATGTATGCATGTGaaaaagacgaagactgactcagaGGGAAAGTTAGGCACAATTAAGCTATAAATAGAGGCCATTCTTTTTATTTAGAGCTTATGCATGGTATGAAGCAATGCGACTTACATTTTCTGCAGAAAAGAGCCTTGGACTGATCATGACTGCAAGTTGAGCTGTGGGTGGAACTGACTAAATCTGTTCTTCAGGTAAACAGGGTCCTGAAATTAAGTGATTCCTGAACTAATATGCAAGAGTTGCGATCAATCCTAGCCTCACTAGGGAGCCAGTGTAATTTGTGCAGGATGGAAAATGCCTGAGTAATTAGACCATAACTGAGTAAGTTGACAAGATGCTACCTTAACACTAGAACATTTCAATGCTGTGACCAGAGTTGATAGATCCTAGTTGGTCTGTTCTTCGcagcagtgaggtgtattttgtgTTGATCGTTCTATAGTACAAAGTACGCTAGAGAGAAGTAATGTATTTGGGAGACAATACAAGATTGTGTACATCAGTTTAGGGTTTTGCATGTTCACACCAGCTAAGCTTGCTCAGAAAGATCTTGCCCCTCCTCAAGACAGATCATAGAGTAGTACCAATAAATGTCCTAAGTGCTCTAACAACTTCTGTACAGGCCTTCATGAAGCACAGATCGCTGAACCCATGCAAGTTCAATGTGTACAGAACAGAATGGTCCCTTACAAACCCAAATAGTATCACTAACTACATGGAATTGCAATAAATCCTATGTGAAAAATCTAATAATAACCAATAATAATGTTTAATTGAGCATGTAAATATACATTCCAATCAAATATAGATGAATCACAAAAGATATATATTTTCCAGACAGGCTGTTTTTCAAAAAAGTGCCATGTAATATCCACAGAAGAATTACATTACTAAAAGTGGAAAGTGACAACAATGTGACATTGCAAATGACACCGGTTGTTAAACAAAGACACTGCAATATATCATAGAATGTGTCAATAAAGTAATACCTATACTCATACAAAAGGAGCTAACATAAAGAGTCAAGGTACAGTTGTCGACGTAACGTTTCAATACCTAAACCAGAATGAGCAGGTCATCATCAGGATAAAATAATTCAAGGAAGGTGGTTGTTAAATGAAATCTCACTCGGAGTTCCATGTAAGTACTGAGGACAGGGGCACAATAATTGCCAATGAATTAAATAGCCACACATACCATATACGCTCAAACTACAAACAGGAGATGCACACATGTTTGGGCTGGTCCTAGAGTGGATCCGCCATCTTGGAAATGTCGCCATACACGTCCTATAATTAACTAAATCACAGAAAcccaaattaatgataaaattgagTACAAAAAATTAACGAAAGGTAGTTGAAAGTTATATCTCACTCGGGGAGTACCATATAGGTACAGAGGACAGGGGCACAATAATTGTATCCATACCAAAAGAATGACCAGATGTTGGTAAATGTCTACATTTTATTCTCTCAATTATTGTGTGAGTAAACAAACTTCCAACCTCACCAAGTGTGTCAGCAAGGTCGTTCGGCGAGTTACACATTTTCAGTGCAATTATCTTTAGCCAAAAGTTCCAAACCAAGTCAAACCAACTCTGCCTTCTGAAcagtgatggactggcctctcgGCAGGTCTCCAACTGATAGCAGCAGGATACTCAGCATGGTGACTTGGAATAGCACCTAAACAAGAATTGTGTCGAAACTTGCATATTCACTAATTCATCCATCTATACATTCATCCCAGTGACGGAAGCACTCACTTCAGAAATCGGtcagccatacataccataataaGCTGTGACATAAAAAGAGGTAGCTGAAGGAAAAATCAATACTTACATAAGGGGCGGAGAACCACATGCAATTCAAGAAGAGCCCATATTCAGAGAGAACATAATGAAGGATCCCAGAAACTGAGGTGCACGGAGAAATAGAATAGCAAGGAAAAAGTCTAAACTCACAATCAATTGTTGAGAGACCAGACAGTCAATTCTAAGTGACAAGCATTGAGAATTAGACTCTCAATCTTACAATGTCCTTAGAAATCAGTATCCTTGAATGTAACAGTCAATCCAAAGCAGTCCAATCTTCCATTCGATTCCGGCCATCCCGTGAACTTTTGGTGCAAAGTATCCATTCGAGGTCCTCTCTATTCAATAGCAGGTTGATGTCCCCTCCTCTTAGTGGTAATTTGATAATTTAAATAATTTGTCAACAAAGATGTGGTCCACAAGTGGGGCATTCAGTATTTGGCACGGAAGACGACTCCTATGTTGACAAATTCGTACCTGGATCTTCTGTGTTGTTTGACCGATATAGATCAAATTGTATTGACAAAAAATAGCGCACACAACGTTCATTGTATTACAATTAGAGAATTAATGAAGGACAAATTTGTTGTCACCATAAACTCCTTAGTTTCTATTGTGAATTGACCAGCAATAAGATGACCACATTTAAAATGACCCATTACAGGGGCTAAACCGCAGGATACTCAGCATGGTGACTTGGAATAGCACCTAAACAAGAATTGTGTCGTAACTTGCATATTCACTAATTCATCATCCATACCTCATGTAAAGTTTGTGTGGCTGGTTTTGATGGAAGATTAGCCCTCACCAGATAATCCTTCAAATTTGTACTGAGTAAGAAAACAACATTCATTTGATTATAAAATCTATCAGTGCAAGTTGGGACAGGTCCTAAAGGACATTGAGATTGAAGCAATAGGATCACAAGATTGTTTTCACATAGTCCAGACTTGGCCTTTAGGGTGGCAGGGCATCAGTGCCACAGATCACGAAGACTTCTGATTTTCTACAGTGAATTTGAGGAAGTGACTCTCTGCCCACTTCTCGTCATAGACGAAATCTAAAATGTTTATCTCATGAAGATGAAAAGATATGTGCCTTTCTGGATgcggtgtagagtggagcggtCTTTGCTAACTAGTTTGCCTATATCAGTTGAAGAGGTTGTAAGAAAATAAGTGGGGTGCTATTTGGGGCAGTCATTCGTTTGTAGGTGTTGCTGGTTAATTGCACCATTTGGCAGGTGCCTTATAGAATGGAAGGGGCTTAAGGTAGAACTTGATCTGAGGAAACCATTTTCGATTCTACAAACTTTAGCCGTGTAGGATAATGGATGCTAACATCCAGTCCGGTAGCACCTGTAGAGGTCGCTTTGGTATGGACTTATAGACATCTTACTTTGATGAACAAGAAAGCAGTAACATTGTACTGTCTATGGTTTGGGGCTGATAAATTACTGGGGTTAGTAATATGTTTTATTGTAGATCCCATGCTGTGCACTCATTCTGCatttagtggttaggataggaacTAGGATAGGACCTGTTTTTGTTAAAGTTGAAAATATTTTGGAGCAGACAGAGTAGTTTTCAAGTGCAGACCTACACATGACATCTTCCCTATAGAAcagtcattagttttttttttccacgGATGCGTTTGGTAAACTGAATTACTTCTACTTGCACTATGTGTTACATTTTCTATATTATTTTGGAATCTTGCACTGATAGTTTGGTCCACTCTGCATATAAAATGATGTGTTCCCTTCCAGAAAGAAGACGAAATTGCACTTTGACGCCCTTGGCTATCAACCAGCTTCAGAACCAGGAGAATCAGTGCTGCAAGGTTCGGGCGCTTTTTCACGCCAGTCTGGACCGCCACAGTTCTGAAGAAGAGCTTGAGCGTATCAGCAGGGAGTTTGCCGCAGAGAAGCGCAAGTGGTCTCAGGTCAGCAGACTTAGTTGCCTTAATGACACTACGTCCTCCAGTGACGAGGAGGTTAAAAACCTGTGTGGGATGTCATTCCATCCCGTGGAGCAGGCTGGTGGACTGCGCACAATCCCCAGCCCTGTGCTCTTCAGCGCTTCTCCTCCTAAGAGACTTCAGCCGCTGGGTCGAAGCCCGGCCTCCAGGCCTCTCATCTTCACCAGTGTTGGCACCGGGTTTGAACAGGGCATGCCTTGCAAGAGACACAAGCAGTGCTACGGGGACAAAACCTGCAGACCCAGCCTGGACTTGGAAAAAATGCAGCAGGTAGGTGAAATTCAATTGGTTCTTTACAGACAACTTTGTTAACTCTCACATAATGTGATATCCAGAATAATATCATTTGACTTAGTAGAACAATGTTTATTCGGTGTAACTAGAAATCTGGCATAGTTTCTACAATGTGGACCTGCATGACCATTGTTTATTAAGTCTTACCTTTTCATCTGTATAAAGGATATGGGCttaatttagggtttggcagacggAGGTTAAACAATCAGGATGGCAGAGAAGCACTTTATTCCCACCATACAGGAGTCCTCTGCCCGCCAAATTTTGAGacttctgctggcccagtggacatCTCTTAACATTTGGCATAAAGTACTTTCATGGCGGTGGCAGTACCATCCATCAGAGGGTTACCCTGTTttggcattttcaaaaataaaatcccaaagcTGGATTTGTTTTTGGAAAAACTAATGACCCCCTTACATGGGCGTTTTATCCCATTGTGTGGtggtcattttgcagttttcactgtaaCTTATGTCCAGGTTTTACCCAGCGGTGACGGACAGTAAAAACTGGCCATTCGACTGACAACTCTAAATTGGGTGGATGGTCAAATAGCCAATGACCGCGACAGAGACAGATTAGTTGCTGACACACATAAGGGCTACCTGTCTGTAAACTAGGTGGGCAGAGTTGTTATACActcaccattgtgatggaataccctctctgccaaactctaaatcagccactACGTAAAAGCAGAGCAATTCAAAGGCCAACAACAAGTGCTTGCGCAAACGCCACCATTTTTAATGGTGCATGTCAAAACCCTCCCTAATTGTACCTGTATGTATTGCGTAGTTCGTTTGTCTGCTAGTTCCCATAAGACAGGCATTTATTTAAATTTATGTTCATTGTGATACTGTATTTCTTGACAAGATGCGCCTTTCATGGGAAGAGATCTACCCATGTCACCTGCTCCTTTATCTTGCACAAACCAGCCTTTTGTTCTTTATTTGTTGCTTTTAGGTGAGGCTACAATAAGAGACATACTGCTCGTAGAAGGGTGACTCGTTGCATACATCCAGCGACTGGACTTTGTAGAAATTCCCAATCACCCTACCACCCTCCCACTTTCAAACGCAGGTGACCTCTGACGAGGGGGGGTCAGCGCTTGCTCATAGGTGTGCAAACTTTATGAAGTGTTCCTGAGGCCACAAGGCCTTTTAGTTGGGGCTAGTGCGGTCAAGCAGGTCTTCTGAAAGCTGTTTTGAGGATATTGAGTACGAATAGATTGATTTAAGATacatgttcattaaaaaaaaaaagtttccaggATACAAATGTCTAAATGTATAAGTGTGCAACTGCTCTACTTGATATAGAGTCTCACAAGCAAACTCAAATCAAACTGCATTATAATAATTAAAAACTTTGATAGAAGAAATTTATCACATTCAAATAGCTCCCTTCATTGTCGTGGCCTTTCCTACCTAATATTAGAGGAGTGGACAAGGAGTTTATTGGAACATGAGAATATGTCACCTGTCACAAGTTTACTGACTGATGCGGCATGCCTTTTAAATAATACAACTCAGGTTAAGTTCTAAATAGAAGACTTTGAGAAAACTCATAGTCCAGGCATAAGATGAGGGTCTAAAGAACCTTTAAATATCGCATCTCATTTCAAGAAAAAGAATAGAAGGGTCTTCATTTCAACTTGAAATTCTTATATGGAAAATGAATGGGCACTCTCAGGAAGCTCTTGTCCCTAAGGATGAGAAACATTCTGAGTCTTAGTTTTGGATTACAGAGGCCTACGTAAAATAATTCAGAATATTGTAATAGCAACTCTCATTGGATTGAGCATGCACACCAGTTCTTTTTGTTGACAACTGCTTTCTTACATAGGTGATGCGGAATACCAAAACTCATTTCAAGAGCTAAAATATCTAGGGGGCTCAGGCCCTCGGATATCTGGGTTGCAGTTCAGAAGAAATCGGGTTTCAAATTCATATGGTTGCTGCCACTTATTTGCCCATTCACGGTCTGATTTCCTCATCAAGGAAGGGCAGTATCCTTGTTCCACTTTTCAAATAGGCGGGTCCTGGTGGAAAATCTTAGGCTGATAGGGCTCCATGATGCTGAAAGCAACCTTTGCACTATGACCTCAGCAGGATGCTCCAAAGACTGGGTGAAAGAGAGGCCTGATGCAAGTTTAGAAGATGCACTTGCTCTATAGATAACACAGTGGATTTTAATTTGTGAGATTCCTCACTATTAGCAAAAAAGTGTCAAAGGCTACAGTGCTGGTTCATTGACTACAGTGCAGAGCTTGAACGCGTGTATTGTGGTTGTCCATGGCAGAAGCGGTATTTCTTGGGCATAGAACTTCCTTTGCTACAGTAGAGTTAAATCCTCCATAAGGACACACGGGCCAAAATACAGCTGAGTCCTACATGCTCTTTATCAGATAAAATCTGAACACCAGCTGAATTGTGAAAGACTGTGTCCTGGTCTctgctctttttttaaaatctccATGTTGCTGACATGAGTGAGGACCTTGACCTAAAGGAGCTGTCCATCCAGTTTAGAGAACAGGAAGCGGTCAATATTGCCATATACTGATGATTCAACAATTGTTTATCAAACAACTATTGGACTGCAGTGATCATTGGACCTTCTGGCTATGTTTAACCTACAGAACCACCCTAAGATGAACATCTAAACAACCAAGTTGATGGTAATAGGTAAAGTTAGTACAAACCTCATACAAGGACTGAAAATTTAATtagtgacttagggccatatgtacgaacacattttcccatagggccagatgtagcaaatggttttacccattctttgtctaaGTATTGTCTGTCTGGGAATTACATACTGTTGTAACTTGTTGTTGAAACCTTATTTAGTAGTCATTGAGTTGTTCTTGTAAATGTTTGGAGttaggacaaattcagcatattaaACATGCAAGAGGTTTAGCTGATCCGATCAGGAGAATATTTTGTGATAAGATTGTCATTGGTTTACATCTGGTTCAAATGAATAAGATTAAGATGATTGCCAACATTTTGGATATTTTCAAATTTTGGATGCTTAGCGTTTTGTTCATTGTACACTAGGGGACTCAGCCATGTCTAATTATACTGGAATTGGTCTACACCTTAGTGACAAAATTGATGGCTCAGCCTTTAATTCAATTTTCTGGTGCCCCACCAAACTCCTAGGCTGGAGAGATCTAGTTAGAAATGTGGGGAGAGTGTTATGTGTTGCTCTATTTAAATAATCAGGTATAGTGTTATCAAAAGGAGGCAAAATGGGAAGGTGTCTCATTAAAATGGTCTCTTTTTTTAATCAAAGATTCAAAAGTTGATTTCTCAGGCTAGGCACAGGTTAATTGTCAAGAGTATTAGCCATTGTATTACTTTGTTCCCATTTGTATAATTATTAGTATATAAAAGAAGGCCTTTATTTAGAGTATGGTGGCCGGTTCATTGGTCTGCTGGGGTACTGGATGGATGTACACTCTCTGCTCTTTTGGAGGTGTGACTGCTATACTTGGAGCTATTCAGCAGGCAGGTGGTGATCTGTGCCTTCAGAAGATCTGTTTTTGCATTGTCTCAGCTGAACCACAAAAGCCTTGCTGAACTGCCACCATGTGCTAGTCTACGAGTAAATGCCCCTCACATATTAGGAATTTTCTCTGATATATGGGGGGGGTGATTGGTTTCCAATTTGGGATTACAATGCTTTCCCTGGCAGGCTCGAACAGAAAGATAGTATATTGAAACATCTGCCTTAAATAGGCACAGAATCTGAGATTCTTTGACTAATGGTGGATCAGCTGTTGGGCCATCAGTCAAAGGTTTCAGCTAGCCAGGCAATACCGGCTCCACCATCAGAAACATGACTACTCCCACAGCCATAACCGGAGTGGGGGAACTATGAGTTTGGCGCATGTCATTTTCCCCGCAGTTTTGGCAAACTATCCCAGCTTCCAAACTGTAAATGAAGCCCTAAGATGTGAGACATATACACGATGCAGCTATTTAATCGCCATAGACTGTTGGATAGTATTTTTTGGTTGATATATTTCTGCCCACACAAGAAAGGTGGTTTATTTAACTTGGATCAGGAAGATAAAACCCATGTTTTGGCATTGTGCCCAATATTGTGTTTTTAAGGAGAAAATGTAAAGAATTTGTATGCGGAGGAAATCTATAGAATTTGCACCATTGTGTGTAGATTTTTATGCAAAGCAATTCAGAGATTGAATGGGATTATAAGAGATTAAGATGTTATACATCTGTACAGCCAATAGATCTTCTGGCACCATAAGCGTTTTGCTTTGTTTACATCTTAACATTGAGTTTTATTCTTTATTGTACGTGAAATTATGTGTTAATGTTGTTTGTCTTCTAACCAATGCACAGAATTGCTAATAAACGAATTTCACTAGGTCTGTCCATGCCCATGGATGGTTTTTAATCTTTTTGCTGATTGTAGCTATAAAAAGATATAAGAAATTGGTGGTGCTATTGGGCCTTCCAGGCCGTAGATCCCTGTGCTCAGAGGGCGTACtcgtgcattttgtgatttttattttttatttatttatgtacttttataCATTTCTCCCCCAGATCCACCCTACCCCACATTTGTATGACCCTTTGTATCGTTAGCTTGATGCAAACCATTACTTTCGATATTTGGGTGACTTTTAATGCTTCCTGAATTCAACCCATCACTTGAACACTCACACTGGTGTCTTTCTTAATCATGTCTCGTATGGTGATGGGCGTCCTCGTTCAAAAAATGTCCTCCTAATTACCTATGTAAACAAATCATACACGTTACCCATTGGGGGTCAAGTGTCTGTTCTTTTGCCAACTTTTCAATTCATAAACCTACATAGGTGGAGAATATGAGATTCTTCTTGAGACTATCCTTTTTGGAAAATGTTACCATACCCTAAGATCAAACTAAAAGTATTGAGAAAATTATCAGCCCTTGTTGCAAACTCATCAGTTCATGATACGTGGTTGGCATTGTTCCTGATGACCTATCAGAGGACTGACTCTTCACTAGGAACCAATCACCCTATGTCCAAGATCTTGGCTGTTTTGCTTTTGGTGCTGTCACTGACTTTCTGTGATATTCTGTAGTTTTTTAATATCTTCATTGAAGTTTTCTGAAAAACAACAAATACCAACGACAAAGCAACATGGAGCATTCACTTCGCCATTTTCAAAGGGTGCAGTTCAGGCAACATCAAACATTACTTGTCTAACAATAAAGAATATACGCAGCTACGAACTGGGGGACAAGTGAATTATATCTGACAGCAGTCACCAGCCCACACAGGACCCTCCAGCACAACACGTTGCATGTTATCAGTCAAGAACAATTCCACCAAATacatcacttgggggggggggggggcttgctaGCCAGGCAGTCACTCCACCGCAGTGCTAGCACTCAGATCCATGTCATCACCCACTCTGTCCTCAGGCTTCAAGTCAGTGTCCTAACCAGGGACCCCAAACTTTTCTGAAGTTGAAGGGACAACCCCTACCCTTATACGTGACATTTTTtgcagccatatatatatatatccataccaTCTTTCAATTAACTCCCCGTGGGAATCTCCtaggcaccccagtatctggcgACATCTTTTTCTCACCACTATTCAGCCCCAAGTTACAGAAAAAGAGTTTAGATCTGGGGCCATCAATTTCTGTAGGGATCCCCAGAAGTATGTATTTCGGGACAGGTAGGACGACGAACCCCAAATCAGTCTGCAATTCTCGAACGATTTGTGACCAGTAGGTCTGAatggcaggacagcccctaagtgtATGTAGGAAATCTTTTGGGGTTTCCACACTTCTCAACCACCCTGGGGAGGCAGCCCTCCTCATAATGTGCAGTCTGACACGATAATAGTAAGTTCGGAGGAGTATCTTGAACTGCACCAGTTGGAGCCAGGACTTTATGGCAACCTCCCGGGAGTGCATCAAGGCTGCCACCCAGTCAGTGTTGTCAATCTCCTTGATATCGGTCCCCCACCTCTCCCTCAGTGTGCCTAGGACAGAAGGAATAATATTGTTAATCGTTTTAGAAGTATATGAGACCGCTTTAGTCCTGAGTTCTTCCATAATCAACTGTCCGTTGAGTGCAGTGTAATCTGGTATTTTTCCGCCATGTGCTTCCCTTCCTCTATAAAAGCATGACAGAACTGCTCAAACTTCAGGTACTGATTTTGGTGGAGGTGGTATTCCCGCCTCAGGGAGGGGAAGGACATTAGTGTCCTGACTACTAGTGCGTGACCTATCTTAGAGATGCCAATAGTGCCCCATAGTGCAAGCCCACGCAGTTTACCTGATTCCTTCAACACTCCCACAGATGTGTTTCCCTGGTAACCTTCAACGCCCCTCCAATCATCCTTTAGGCTCTGCTCCACCCCCCCAACGTCACTTGTATTGCAGGCAATAATCCACATGAGCCAACATATATATATCTCGTGAATAACCTGTCATTGATTGGTATCAAATGTGCCACCCCAATAATAAGCCTGAGCATCAGGTAGTGAAACCCCCGTTGTACGAATTGTACTGGAGTGTATTCAGTGCCACTTGTGGGTGCCTTCCATACGCCAGTCATAGCCTCACCTTTCTGCCTAACCTGttgagtatttttttaaagaatttagtaATACGTGTTGTGGAGGCTACATAGTAGATTGGGGAGCGTAATCCGCTCAAAGATGGCCGCTTTCCCAGAATAGTCAGTGGCAACTGGCGCCAACGCCCTGTGTTGCCCCGAAAGCTGCACGCACCTGCCCAAGGTTAGTTGGTAAACATAGATCTCTGTTAGAAGTGACCTGGATGCCTAACTACTTAAAACTCACTGTTTGTACTCCACCTGGCAAGGCGGTGTGTCTGGGGTACTATAACAGTTGAAAAGTACAGACTGCCCCCAATTTATTCTATATCCTGTGTAGCTACCGAACAGCACTGTGGTGTCAAATATTACCAGAAGTGTAGTCTGAAGCTCAGTTACATATAGGAGAATGTTGTCCACGTAAAGCGAGAACTTGTCCGCCAACAGACTAGATTCCGAGACTTGAAAGCTCGGTATATCCGGGTGGGTGCGGATCATGCATGCTAGCGGCTCCAGTGCAAGCGCAAACAGGAGAGGGGGCAAAGGGCAGCCCTGGCTCGTTCCCCTCTTGATTTGGAA includes these proteins:
- the LOC138296789 gene encoding uncharacterized protein isoform X1; translated protein: MHVQPFHDHWTNTMLKILTRKLRNQSLSEIQPFQLKISRPLSDEEDSEDSEGENQELAQIDKERRRNCTLTPLAINQLQNQENQCCKVRALFHASLDRHSSEEELERISREFAAEKRKWSQVSRLSCLNDTTSSSDEEVKNLCGMSFHPVEQAGGLRTIPSPVLFSASPPKRLQPLGRSPASRPLIFTSVGTGFEQGMPCKRHKQCYGDKTCRPSLDLEKMQQMLLKKNCGAKTRVFKIRSINSSRQPPHYVYDPSIFAFRSLSTVKPLSPKAPLEEPSCAY
- the LOC138296789 gene encoding uncharacterized protein isoform X2, giving the protein MHVQPFHDHWTNTMLKILTRKLRNQSLSEIQPFQLKISRPLSDEEDSEDSEGENQELAQIDKERRRNCTLTPLAINQLQNQENQCCKVRALFHASLDRHSSEEELERISREFAAEKRKWSQVSRLSCLNDTTSSSDEEVKNLCGMSFHPVEQAGGLRTIPSPVLFSASPPKRLQPLGRSPASRPLIFTSVGTGFEQGMPCKRHKQCYGDKTCRPSLDLEKMQQKMLLKKNCGAKTRVFKIRSINSSRQPPHYVYDPSIFAFRSLSTVKPLSPKAPLEEPSCAY
- the LOC138296789 gene encoding uncharacterized protein isoform X3, translating into MHVQPFHDHWTNTMLKILTRKLRNQSLSEIQPFQLKISRPLSDEEDSEDSEGENQELAQIDKERRRNCTLTPLAINQLQNQENQCCKVRALFHASLDRHSSEEELERISREFAAEKRKWSQVSRLSCLNDTTSSSDEEVKNLCGMSFHPVEQAGGLRTIPSPVLFSASPPKRLQPLGRSPASRPLIFTSVGTGFEQGMPCKRHKQCYGDKTCRPSLDLEKMQQVRLQ